Genomic segment of Mytilus edulis chromosome 12, xbMytEdul2.2, whole genome shotgun sequence:
AAAATGTTTAGATACCTAAAAACATTCGACAGATCATGCTTTAAAAATTTGAGTAAACACGTGAATAAAAATTCGTCAGTAAAAACCGTCagcagtgaaaattgttattagtacgaaaacacatcGCACGAGAATATGTGTCTCACGTATATGCAAGCTTTCTCTGGATTAGCCATCATTCTAAAAACTGAAATctacaaatttcaaaatcaaagatgtagaAAGACTCAATAGTGGCATTCggctttttcttttctttggttgggttattttctctttgacacacttCCCATttaaattctcaattttatttgaaaattgaacTATTTCAATAGACATTTCTTTCAAAGTGCACTACCATATAGTACAGACAGTTTGCATTTGGaatcaacaaaaaacaataatcCAAAAAGTGATGCGATATTGTCTAATGTTCATCGTTGTTTGATAACCGATCAATAACAATATATGGATAATTTACACTCTGATTCTTATAAGTAACATTTTTAAAGGAAGATATGAAAAGTGTCATGAAGAACATcattaaatcattatttttaatgtgtttatctGATCAGGAAACCTTCAGCCGCATCACATGTCTATGCAGGTTTTACTTAGATGATATGTTTAACTAGTAGattcttttcatttcaaaataatccAACCTGTGTTCAATAAAGTATTATTTTGAGCGAATGTATAATGACTCTGAAATAGATGTTAGAATAAGCCTGTTGGAAAGGCGACATGTTTTAAAGGAATATTTAAACCAAAAACTCGAAAATAAGTGGCAAAAAGCAAAACCGACCAAAAGACTATCATGACACAAACACAACAAAGACAATTAGAACATTCTTTGCTCGTTACCACCTTAAAGCGAGTCAACTATTAGTTTAAATTTGAGTATCATTTAAGACAATCTAGTCGACTTTTAATTTGGGTCAAACATACACAGTTATTCTTCACGTTGCTGCTTTACACATGTTTAAAGTGGTGCAACTAGCTGATATTCACCTGTcgaaaataaatacatgtacatctgtTCGTTCTACAGATTTATATGGATAATTAATTTGCCAATAAATCTATAAAAGCGATTCGAGTACATCAGCTGTTTATTCGAAGATGCTAGTAAACAATTTCTACATTGTTAAGATATATATCAGATGAGGTTATTTCTTCATGACATAATGGAACTTCAACCCGATTtcttaatattcaaaatttaagaataatatatagattgttactaaaatacaaaacaaaaacaaaaacaaacaaagagaCAGGCatattaatgaaatattatatgaaataattcaaactactcttctaatctttccgtGAGTGATTTTCATCACTTTAATTGTTGATTTTTGAATATACATAACCGTTATTTCAAATTACCACTGATCGTTTGTGTTTCATTCTtgcctacaaaaaaaaaaaaaaaaaatcaatggaatACGCACTTTACCTATTACGCTTACTTTGTATTTTCTTAATGTGTTAAATGCTTTTCAGACATTTTGTAATAGTATCGGTGGTTACCTGGCGATAATAGAGACTTCGGAAGAAGATGAGTTACTCAAGTCCTATGTAGCCAATATCGGTAAGGAGTCTTGAATTATGAAAATCATATATTTCTGAGATTTGTCGCAAATTGAGTGTATCTTCCGATGCGTAGTGCAGATTTGTACACAAATACTTGCGACAGTGAAATTATTACGAAGTGCAAACTGAAATTACAATACTGTAATCTCTATTCTAATGacaaatttgatatatatttcgGCTTAGAAATGCTTCGGTCTTTCTTAGATTTATTTGACGATGAGTCTCATGTTGAAACGAATCACAATAATGTACACAAAACCTGcgttacgtctacaaaagactcgatAGAGATTCTTGAATATAGCTGAATAAGTGAAAACTCCACATACAGTACTCATTTGACGAGTATTGAAAACACACAATTTCGATTTTTTCATGAGCCTAATATTATTTACGATCTTTATGGTATAGCGTTTTTGATAtgacaatattataaataaaatatcatgtgTCTTTCTGTAGTTCCGTCTAAAGATTACTGGATCGGAGGTTCTGACTTAGCAACAGAAGGAGTGTTTATCTGGGAAAATACAAGTGTCACTGTGAATTTGCCTACTAGTACTTTATTTCAAGGGTGGGCACTAGGTCGACCcgataacaataataacaacCAGCACTGTATGATGCTTGCTTACCAACTTGATTTCAAGTGGAATGATGCAAAATGTGACCATCCTAGAGACTACGTTTGTGAAAAAAACTGAAAACAGCAAAAGTGTTAATTTGTCTTTTTTACTGTTCCTATTTTCTGAATGTTTTATTGCTTGATCACATTTAACTGTCTAAGgctgtgttcacattgacctaaattcaatgctgtgttagtgtaactcacaagtaaactaaacacaattacgttcccattgataaaactcaatgtttacatatagtttaaatcctgttttgtctacatgcagtcgatagtcgatgtaggccttgtgtaggttaaatGTACACATAACTAGGCatttataactttagtttaaccATGTATCTGTAAGAAAAaaacgatttttgaataaaattgatatctataacaattttttataaa
This window contains:
- the LOC139497588 gene encoding perlucin-like protein — translated: MARDGLLESTTDFLTLFEESTANVVICDAGWVKLGNTCYKFTPDGPKHWTTAKTFCNSIGGYLAIIETSEEDELLKSYVANIVPSKDYWIGGSDLATEGVFIWENTSVTVNLPTSTLFQGWALGRPDNNNNNQHCMMLAYQLDFKWNDAKCDHPRDYVCEKN